From a region of the Colias croceus chromosome 30, ilColCroc2.1 genome:
- the LOC123704500 gene encoding uncharacterized protein LOC123704500, translating into MEPVKEEFASLSSVSITSRIPDFWKKSPKIWFIQTEAVLTPQKMSDEAKYQIVISKLTPEVIEQVTDILISPPETGKYEKLKRRLLQIFEESEDRQIKKLIGEMELGDQKPSQLMRKMQDLARGRVTTETLLVLWQNLLPPAIRAVLAVSESKSEDILASIADKVMESMTPLNSVSAVQQSSLSNSPENILIGEIEKLNNRLRRLETRNNTSNFRTRSRSRSRGRLQRNQRHNPNWLCKYHYKYKNKAMKCVKPCNWKT; encoded by the coding sequence ATGGAACCGGTTAAAGAAGAATTTGCAAGTTTATCGTCAGTCTCCATTACGTCCCGCATCCCAGAtttttggaagaaatcgcCGAAAATATGGTTTATTCAAACGGAGGCAGTTTTAACGCCACAGAAAATGTCAGATGAAGCGAAATACCAAATagtaatttctaaattaacgCCAGAAGTCATCGAGCAAGTCACGGACATTTTAATTAGCCCGCCGGAGACAGGAAAATATGAAAAGTTAAAAAGaagattattacaaatttttgaagAATCGGAAGAtcgacaaataaaaaaattaattggcGAAATGGAATTGGGTGATCAAAAACCGTCACAATTAATGAGGAAAATGCAAGATTTGGCGCGTGGACGAGTAACAACAGAAACACTTCTAGTTTTATGGCAAAATTTATTACCGCCGGCAATAAGAGCTGTGTTAGCCGTATCCGAGAGTAAAAGTGAAGATATTTTGGCATCAATAGCAGATAAAGTTATGGAGAGCATGACACCCTTAAACTCGGTATCAGCAGTTCAACAGTCCAGTTTAAGCAACAGTccagaaaatattttgattggtgagatagaaaaattaaataatcgaCTGAGAAGATTGGAAACAAGAAATAATACATCAAATTTTAGAACGAGGTCACGATCCAGGTCAAGAGGTAGATTACAACGTAATCAAAGGCATAATCCCAATTGGCTTTGTAAATAccattacaaatataaaaacaaagcgATGAAATGTGTGAAACCGTGCAACTGGAAAACCTAG